A single region of the Ascaphus truei isolate aAscTru1 unplaced genomic scaffold, aAscTru1.hap1 HAP1_SCAFFOLD_325, whole genome shotgun sequence genome encodes:
- the LOC142483389 gene encoding olfactory receptor 11A1-like, which translates to MRVENQTRVTEFLLLGFKDLQSLRIPVFCLFLGIYIMTLTGNLLIIVLVSTSYKLHSPMYFFLSHLSVTDIIITATIVPNILHGILEGGATIYFNGCITQFFFFAVSLTTESFLLTVMSYDRYLAICHPLRYTCIMDTRLQYHLVFWSWFFGFTIALFIATQLGMLQFCGPNVIDHVFCDFDPLLELSCIDPSILKLEDLVFTVPIIILSFFFIIATYVCIFLTILRIPSTSGRQKAFSTCSSHLTVVFSFYGTLIIIYQVPSRGHSVNFKKLLSLLYIVVTPFFNPIIYSLRSQEIRAAFRKLVSMKTR; encoded by the coding sequence ATGCGTGTGGAGAACCAGACAAGAGTTACAGAATTCCTCCTCCTGGGATTTAAGGATCTTCAGAGCCTCAGGATTCCCGTCTTCTGTCTGTTTCTCGGGATTTACATTATGACATTAACTGGAAACCTCCTGATCATCGTGTTGGTGTCAACCAGTTACAAACTCCACTCTCCCATGTACTTCTTCCTGAGCCATCTATCTGTAACTGACATCATCATTACTGCAACTATTGTCCCCAACATACTCCATGGTATattggaaggaggagccaccatttattttaatggcTGCATtactcaattttttttctttgctgTCTCATTAACTACAGAGAGCTTCCTTCTTACAGTGATGTCTTATGACCGATATTTGGCCATATGTCACCCTTTGCGTTATACCTGCATTATGGACACCAGGCTCCAGTATCATCTAGTTTTCTGGTCTTGGTTCTTTGGATTCACAATAGCACTATTTATTGCTACCCAGCTAGGTATGTTGCAATTCTGTGGCCCCAATGTCATTGACCACGTATTCTGTGATTTTGATCCACTTCTAGAGTTGTCCTGCATCGACCCCTCCATTTTGAAACTGGAGGATCTTGTTTTCACTGTGCCGATAATCATCTTATCATTTTTCTTCATCATTGCAACTTATGTCTGTATCTTCCTCACCATCCTCAGGATCCCTTCCACCAGTGGGAGacagaaagccttctccacctgcagTTCCCACCTGACTGTTGTGTTTTCATTCTATGGAACGTTGATTATCATATATCAGGTCCCATCAAGAGGACACTCGGTCAATTTCAAAAAATTGCTGTCTTTGCTGTATATTGTGGTGACCCCATTTTTTAATCCCATAATATACAGCCTAAGAAGCCAGGAGATTAGGGCAGCCTTCAGGAAACTGGTTAGCATGAAAACTAGATAA